Proteins encoded together in one Musa acuminata AAA Group cultivar baxijiao chromosome BXJ3-6, Cavendish_Baxijiao_AAA, whole genome shotgun sequence window:
- the LOC135641190 gene encoding transmembrane 9 superfamily member 1-like, with amino-acid sequence MVLTARSLAPLLLILLVVAAASPASASESDHTYQNDDHVTLWVNKVGPYNNPQETYNYYILPFCQLPGNAAHKWGGLGEVLGGNQLVDSQIEIKFRKNVDKASICAINLDAAKVKQFKDAVESSYWFEFFIDDLPLWGFIGETDKTNENRHYLFTHKDIVVKYNGDQIIHVNLTQESPKLLEAGKSLDMTYSVKWIETDVKFARRFDVYLDYPFFEHQIHWFSIFNSFMMVIFLTGLVSMILMRTLRNDYAKYAREDDDLETLERDASEESGWKLVHGDVFRPPCNLVLLSAVVGTGAQLAMLVLLVILLAIIGMLYVGRGAIATTFIVCYALTSFISGYVSGGLYSQNGGKSWIKSMILAASLFPFMCFGIGFILNTIAIFYGSLAAIPFGTMVVVFIIWAFISFPLALLGTVVGRNWSGSPNNPCRVKTIPRLIPEKKWYLTPSIISLMGGLLPFGSIFIEMYFVFTSFWNYKVYYVYGFMLLVFLILIIVTMCVTIVGAYFLLNAENYHWQWTSFFSAASTAVYVYLYSVYYYYMKTKMSGFFQTSFYFGYTLMFCLGLGILCGAVGYLGSTMFVRRIYRNIKCD; translated from the exons ATGGTCCTCACCGCCCGATCCCTCGCccccctcctcctcatcctcctcgttGTAGCCGCCGCATCCCCGGCGTCCGCCTCGGAGTCCGACCATACG TACCAAAACGATGACCATGTTACTCTTTGGGTAAACAAGGTTGGGCCATATAACAATCCTCAAGAGACATACAATTATTATATCCTTCCGTTTTGCCAACTACCAGGGAATGCTGCCCATAAGTGGGGTGGGCTCGGGGAGGTTCTAGGTGGTAATCAACTTGTTGATAGCCAGATTGAGATAAAGTTTCGAA AAAATGTTGATAAGGCTTCCATCTGTGCTATTAATCTTGATGCTGCTAAGGTAAAACAATTCAAAGATGCAGTAGAGAGTTCGTATTGGTTTGAATTCTTCATTG ATGATTTGCCTCTATGGG GTTTCATTGGGGAGACTGATAAGACCAATGAAAATCGACACTATCTTTTCACTCACAAGGATATCGTTGTAAAGTACAATGGTGATCAG ATTATTCATGTCAATCTCACCCAAGAATCTCCTAAACTCTTGGAAGCTGGCAAAAGCTTAGACATGACATACTCAGTGAAATGGATAGAaactgatgtaaaatttgctcgaCGTTTTGATGTATACTTGGATTATCCTTTCTTTGAGCACCAG ATTCACTGGTTTTCAATTTTCAATTCTTTCATGATGGTTATATTCCTCACTGGTCTTGTATCAATGATTTTGATGCGAACTCTTAGAAACGATTACGCAAAATATGCTCGTGAAGATGATGATTTGGAGACTCTG GAAAGAGATGCGAGTGAAGAGTCTGGATGGAAGCTTGTTCATGGTGATGTCTTTCGCCCCCCGTGTAATCTAGTTCTTCTTTCAGCAGTTGTTGGTACTGGTGCTCAGTTGGCTATGCTTGTCCTCTTGGTCATTTTGTTGGCAATAATCGGGATGTTGTATGTTGG GCGAGGAGCTATTGCTACTACTTTCATTGTGTGCTATGCTCTTACGTCTTTCATTTCAGGCTATGTAAGTGGCGGTCTTTATTCACAAAATGGTG GTAAAAGCTGGATAAAGTCGATGATCCTTGCTGCATCCTTGTTCCCATTTATGTGCTTTGGGATTGGCTTTATACTTAACACAATTGCTATCTTTTATGGTTCACTAGCTGCTATTCCATTTGGCACTATGGTAGTTGTGTTTATAATTTGGGCCTTCATCTCATTTCCACTAGCACTTCTTGGCACTGTTGTTGGTAGAAACTGGAGTGGTTCTCCAAACAATCCTTGCCGTGTGAAAACAATTCCTCGTCTGATTCCTGAAAAGAAATGGTATCTTACACCGTCCATAATCTCACTTATGGGCGGCTTGCTTCCTTTTGGTAGCATATTCATCGAGATGTATTTTGTCTTCACATCCTTTTGGAATTACAAG GTGTACTATGTCTATGGATTCATGTTGCTGGTTTTCCTGATCCTAATCATCGTCACTATGTGTGTAACAATTGTTGGCGCATACTTCTTGCTCAATGCTGAGAACTATCACTGGCAGTGGACTTCATTCTTCTCTGCCGCTTCAACAGCTGTGTATGTGTATCTCTACTCTGTGTATTACTACTACATGAAGACCAAGATGTCAGGCTTTTTCCAGACCAGCTTCTATTTTGGTTACACATTGATGTTTTGTTTGGGTTTAGGTATACTATGTG GTGCTGTGGGATATCTCGGCTCTACCATGTTTGTGAGAAGGATATACAGAAACATCAAATGTGATTAG